Within Sulfurimonas sp. hsl 1-7, the genomic segment CAAATACCTACTAGAAGTCCACCAAATATCCTAACTATATTGTCAAAAAAAAGCCATGAGATATTTTTTAAAATTTTTTGTTTTATCATTTATTCAAATTTTTCTTTTTAATAATAAAAATAGGCCTATTTAGAAACTCACCTAAACTATCATCTCTTTCAATATTCCTTTCATTTACATCTTCAAATTTAATAATGTTTCCAATCTTCTGCGCTACACCTATTTTTACAACTTGAAATTTTTCATTTAAATTAGAAATAATAAACTCAATCAACTCTTTTTTTGTTCCACTTTCAAAGAGAGGTAATAAAATATTACCTTTCCAATTAAAACCTAATTGAAAAACTACAGTGTCTGCCTGTAGTAATACATTATTTAAATATTCTATTATTTGTGCTAACGCTTTCTGTTTTGAAAGTGAATCATCACCAAAATCATCTCCAATATGATGTAATACATTGAGTAATAAAACAATATCATATTTATCATCTTGCTTAAAATCATAGTATTCGTTATGTATAAGTATCTGAGCATCTCTATTTAATATTTTTGATGCAAGTTTTACAAACTCTGCATGTTCTTTATTACCCTCATAATAAGTTACATTTTTCGCTTCATTAGCTAATAATTCAAAACTAAAATATCCTGTATTACCACCTATATCAAGTACGTTTTTATCTTTAATTTTTACATTGCTTAAAATATAATCCAACCTTATTTTTTCATTTCTTGAGTTTATCTTTACCTCATTACTATTCAAAAATGGTTCTAGTTCACTTGCTAATACCTGATAATTTGAATGTTTACTTCTACTAGTATACATTTGTTTTAATTTCTTTTCAATGTTCATATTCTTTTCCATATAATTCTATTGTATCTCTTCGATTAAAAACTTCACACTGTAGTAAAGAATCTATGTTTTTATAAAATTGTTCTCTAGTATAGTTATAAAACATTAACGCTTCTCTATTTTCAATATTTTTACTTATACCATCATCCCAAAAATAACATGTTTTCCCTTTTTGAGCTTGAATAGAAGTTTTTACATCAAAGCCATAATCATTTAACAAAAATTCAAAAAAGTTATAATTTGCATCAACAAAAAGTTGTGATGGCCCCCAAAACCTTGGATTAGCCTCGATCATTTTATAATTATCATCTTGTACTTTTAGTTCTATCATAACTAAACCATTGAAGTTTTCTTGCAA encodes:
- a CDS encoding class I SAM-dependent methyltransferase; translated protein: MNIEKKLKQMYTSRSKHSNYQVLASELEPFLNSNEVKINSRNEKIRLDYILSNVKIKDKNVLDIGGNTGYFSFELLANEAKNVTYYEGNKEHAEFVKLASKILNRDAQILIHNEYYDFKQDDKYDIVLLLNVLHHIGDDFGDDSLSKQKALAQIIEYLNNVLLQADTVVFQLGFNWKGNILLPLFESGTKKELIEFIISNLNEKFQVVKIGVAQKIGNIIKFEDVNERNIERDDSLGEFLNRPIFIIKKKNLNK